The genome window CGCCATAGGCTTTTCGCACATCACGTGCTTTCCGGCTTCGCAGGCTTTCACCGTAAAGTCCGCGTGCAGGTAGGTGGGCAGGCAGATGTCGACCATATCGACTTCTACGATCATCTCGTCATATGAGCCGTAGACCCTGCCGCCCCACTTAGCCGCGAACTCGGAAGCCCTGTCTGGGCTCTTGTCGAATACGCCGACCAGGTCCGCCCCATCGAGCACACTGTACACGTTCGCGTGCATCGTCCCCATGAACCCGCATCCGACCAGTCCGACCTTCACCATTGCCGCCAGCGATACGATACTCAATGGCGCCTTGCGATATCCGGGCTTGCTTGGGCACGACATGCTGTAGAGTGTCTGTACAGTGATCAGCGTGCTGCTGGGGTTCGTCGTCTTGCTGCCTGAGGCCAGACCGCCGAACATCGTTCTGGTGATGGCGGACGATGTTGGAGTCGAGGCGTTCGGCTGCTACGGAGGGGAGAGCTACGATACGCCGCGCATCGACGCAATGGCGGCTGTCGGTGTGCGGTTCGAGAACTGTCACAGCCAACCGCTCTGCACACCGAGCCGCGTCAAGCTCATGACCGGACTCTCGAACGCGCGCAACTACACCAAGTGGAGCATCCTGCCCCCCGGCGAGCGCACCTTCGCCCACATGCTCAAAGAGCGCGGATACGCGACCGCCGTAGTCGGGAAGTGGCAGCTCTACGGCGCGGTGCATTTAGGCGACGACGCTGGCACCGGCACACTCCCGAAGGACGCAGGTTTCGACAGCTACTGCCTCTGGCAGGTCGAACACCTTGGGTCGCGGTACTGGAACCCGCAGATCGACGTCGACGGAAGACTTCAAAAGCCAGGTGCAGACCTCTACGGCCCAGACGTGTTCCTCGATTACGCGATCCAGTTCATGCGTGAGAACCGGGACCGACCGTTCTTCATCTACTACCCGATGGTGTTGCCGCACGGCCCGTTCACGCCGACCCCGCTCAGCCAAGAGCGCGCAGCGCCCGACGGACCGCAGAACTTCGGCGATTTGGTGCGCTACGTCGACCGGCAGGTCGGGCGGCTTCAGAACGCGCTGCGAGAGCTCGACATCGACGACCGGACGGTCTTCATCTTTACAAGCGACAACGGCTCACACGTCAGCATCACCGCCAGGAGGAACGGCAAAGATGTGCAGGGGGCCAAGGGCGGGACGCTCGATACAGGAACGCACGTCCCGCTCATCGTCACCGGTCCCGGGGTCGCGCGCGCGACAGTCGTAGATGACCTGGTCGACTTCTCCGACTTCATGCCGACCCTCGTTGAAATCACTGGAATACCTTACAATCGTCTCACTGACGGCGTCAGCTTTTGGCCCCAGTCGCAGGGCGAGACAGGCACCCCGCGCGAGTTCATCTACACCTACTACAACCCCCGCCCCGGTAAAGCACCCTTCCCTGAGCGCGACTGGGTCCGGACCGTGCGGTACAAACTCTACGGCGACGGCCGGCTCTACGACGTCTTCTCCGACCCGCTCGAGGAGAACGCAATCGAAAACGACAGAATGCGGGCGATGCTGCAACAAATGCTCGACAAGTCGCCCCGAAGAGAGCCTCGGTAGTGTCGTCGTTCCTCCTCCGTACTACCGAGGCTTCAAAAATCGTCCTCGGACTAAGAGTCCGGGCTTCCGAATGCGATCCTTCGATCCGCTCAGGATGGAGAGTCCGCGCTCCGATTTGTCGTTCCGGAGTGCGGTGGCTTGCCGCCGCTCGTCTGCGAGGGGCTTGCCCCGGCTAATTGGCTGATGCGACCGGAGTCGTCCTCGGACTAAGAGTCCGGGGTCCTGGATGCGGACTAAGAGTCCGCGCTCCGAACTCCCGAACTCCCGAACCGTTCCGCCAGCTTTCAGTCTCTCTTGCAGTACAACCCCCCGCAAGGAACAGAATACAGCTATCGAAACCCTCGGATACATCGCCTCAGCGCTCATCGGACTCAGCCTCGGGCTGATCGGCGGCGGCGGCTCGACCCTCACCGTGCCGGTACTGGTCTACTTGTTCAGCATCCCAGCGACACAGGCGACCGGCTACTCCCTGTTCGTCGTCGGCGTGACTTCGGTGGTCGGAGCGTACTTCGCCGCTCGGCGCGGCCATGTCGAGATCCGCACTGGAGCGCTGTTCGCGCTTCCCGCTCTTGTCAGCGTGTACCTGGTGAGGCGACTGGTCGTACCCGCGCTTCCGGACACCCTGTTCAGCATTGGTGCGACCGGGGTCACGAGGGACGCCGCAATCCTCGTCCTGTTCGGCACCCTGATGCTGTTCGCGGCGGTCGCGATGATCCGGCCCAGGATGACCGAGTCGGAAAAGGAGAACGGCCACGCGTGGAAGCTGGCGGTCAAGGGAGCGCTCATCGGCCTGATCACGGGGTTGGTCGGCGCGGGAGGCGGCTTCCTCATCGTCCCCGCTCTCGTCTTCTTCGCGAAGCTGCCGATGAAGACCGCAGTCGGCACGTCGCTCTCGATCATCGCGCTGAACTCGCTCGTCGGTTTCGTCGGCGAGGTTCAGGCTACGAACGACATCGCCTGGGCGCTGCTTGGAACGGTGACGACTATCGCAGTTGCTGGCATCGTCGTTGGCGGGATGATCGGAAAGAAGATATCAGGCGCGAAGCTCAAGCCAGCGTTCGGATGGTTCGTCCTCACGATGGGCGTATTCCTGGTCGGTAACACTTTGTTGGCTGCGCCCAAGTAAACTCAAGTCTCAATGCTAGGGCTGATCGCCATTGGTCTCACAGCGAGCGTAGCGGTTTATCACGTCTCGCCCGACGGCGACGACAGCGCCTCGGGGTCGAGCAACGCGCCGGTCGCAACGATCTCCCAGGGTGTCCGGCTCGCTGGCCCCGGCGACATCGTGGTGGTCCACGAGGGCGAGTACCGAATCACCGAGCCGATCTTGATCGGCAAGGACAAGGCGCGCCTGTTGCTCAAAGCTCGCGGCAGGGTCGTCCTGCGCGGTGGCTTGGAGATACCGAAGTCCAAGATCAAATCCCTGGACATCGATATCGAGCGCCGCCTGACAAAGGCCGCGTCCCAAAACGTCTTACAGGTCGACCTCAGGGAGATCGGCATCGCTGCCATCGATCCGCTGATCGCACGAGGGATGAACCACCGAGAAGCGATGGCGCCGGTCGAGTTGTTCGTCGGCGACGAGGCCCAAACGCTCGCTCGCTGGCCGAACGAAGGGTTCGTCCGCACCGGCAAAGTGACCGACAAAGGCGCGGTGCCAAGATTCGGCGACTACAGTGGCAAAAAAGCGGTGTTCGAGTTTCCGCAAGAGCGGATTGAGAGCTGGCAGACCCTCGAAGACGTATGGGCGTTCGGCTACTGGATGTGGGACTGGGCCGACGAGAGCATCCCAGTCGAGTCGTATCGCGATGGCAAGCTCACGCTCGGCGGGCCGCATTTTTACGGCGTCAGGGAGAACCGTCCGATCTACTTCGAGAACGTGCTCGAAGAGCTCGACAGCCCCGGCGAGTACTACATCGACCGCGAGCGCATGCGGCTTTTCTTCTGGCCGTCGACAAGCGGCACGGCGCACTTATCGCTGAACAAGAAGCCGATGCTGCTCATCGTCGAGGCCGAAGAGGTGACGGTCGAAGGTCTGCGGTTTGTGACGAGCCGCCAGTTTACGGTCGATATCACCGGCGGCCGCGACGTCGTTCTGCGAAACTGCGTGTTTCGAAACCTTGGCCGGTACGCGGTGAAGATCAGTAGTGGCACCGGGCACCGCGTCGAGCGGTGCCGTTTCTCAGATCTCGGCGAGGGCGGCGTGATACTCAACGGCGGCGACCGCGACAGACTTTCACCGGCTAGCCACGAGGTCATCGACTGTGTGTTCGAGAACTTCTCGCGCCGCGCTCGCACATACCGGCCGGGGGTGCTCGTCGGCGGCGTCGGGATGCGCGTCGCGAGGTGCGAGTTCAAGGACGCGCCACACTCGGCGATCATCTTCAGCGGCAACGACCACACGTTCGAGCGCAACTACTTCCACGACATCCTCACCCACACCGGCGACGGTGGCGCGGTCCTTGGCGACCGCGATTGGAGTGAGCGCGGTACGGTGATTCGCGAAAACCTGTTCCACCGCCTGCACGGCGAGCACATCTACGAGAACGGCGTGTACCTGGACGACCTGATCTCCGGGATCAAAGTGCTGGACAACGTGTTTCTCGACTGCTTCTGGGGGCTGATGATCGGCGGCGGGCGCGACAACGTCGTTACAGGCAACCTCTTTGTCGACGTCCGACTCTCGATGCACCTCGATGCGCGGGGCCTTGGCTGGAGGGCTGACAGCTTCGAAAGCTTGAAGAATTTGCTCAACCGCGTTCCGTATAAAAGCTTAGTCTGGCGACGCCGCTATCCGGGGATCGAAGATATCTTGGATGACGATCCCATGTCACCGAAAAGGAACACCGTGACCGACAACGTCTTGGTTCGGGCAGGGAGGGTCACCGATGACCTCGCGCCGCAGTTCAAGAGCGGGGGCACGATCGAGCGCAACGTCTCATCGGACTCGAAAGCGGTATTCACGGTGACGAACGGGGTTCTAACAATGGACCGAGAGGCCGCCGAACTCCTCGCAGCCATTCCGGGATTCAACTCCCCCAACGGCCGGAAATACGGCCCGACCTCGAACGTGCCCGGCCCCGACTAGGCCGGCGACGCCGCCTTGATCCTCGCGGTCCGCACCATGTGCGTGCCGACGTGTGCGCCCCAGATGGCCAGCGCAGTCAGCTCGACGAACCCGGTCACGCCCATCGGCAGGAAGGCCGTCTCCGTATAGTCGGTCATCACCTCGAGCCCGACGCGGAACACATTGCCGACGTTCAGGAGCCAGAAAACCGACCACAATGGGCTCAGCCGCGACTCGATCAGCCCGTTCATCTGCGCCACGACGTAGGTGCCGACGCCGATGATCATCTGCGAAATGAACCCGACGGTCAGGACGTGCCGAACAGCCCCCGTGTATGCGTGGGAGAACGGCTGCCCGGTCGCCTTGAGGTGCAACGGCTCCAGGATGAGCATGACGCCCGCCACGAGCAGCCACACGAACGCCGCACGAATGAACTTGTGAGACCGCAGAGGCTTGGCGAGCCGCTCGAACATCCCGGTAGCGAGCACGAGCAGAACTGCCCCGACAGCCAGCAGAACACCCGAGACGTGGAATATCCAGCTAGCCGATGCCGCAAGGTTGCGCTCGATGAAATAGAGCCAGCCAACCATCTTGCCGAACAGCCCTGCGTTCCAAAGTACCAGCCCCGCTAGGCCCTGAGCACGGGAGGCCTCGCGCGCGCCGAAGCACGAGTGCATCTTGGACAGCGCGACGCCGAAGATCATCATCGTCACGAAACCGAGGAACTGAGCATCGCGGTAAGGCGAGAACCACTTCGCGACGAACGCGACGTTCTGCGCGGGGTCGATTTGATGGGTGAGGGCGAAGACGAACGGCTCGGCGAAGGCGATCAAGAGCAAGTAAGCCAGCGAGGCGAAGACGAACGCGGACTGCCACGTCAGGCCTTGGCCCGTCCGGTGGCGGTTCACGGTGATGTTCCAAAGGAAGACCACGACGGCGAGCGCCTGTAGAACGCACGAGCCGATTCCAACCGGCATCCAGATGCTCCGGTCGACGTGCACGAGCGGCTCGGCGGCGAACCGCAGGCCGATCCCGACCGCCATCAGAATCAGCGACCCCCACGCCAGCCGGTGGAAAGACCGCACTCGCTCGACGGTCGGAGCGTGCTGCTGAAGCGAGAATCCGATGATGAAAAAGGCGACCCATCCGTACACCTGCGAGTTGGCGTGGGCGAGTACGTAGGGGGTCCAGGCGGAGGCTGTGTAGCTCCCCTGCAACGCGATTCCGAGCAACGCCACAGCGCCGAGCGCGCAGCCTGCTGTCAGCACGCTGACGACCCCCGCTAAGAAGAACGGACGGTAGATCTCGACGACCGCCCGGTCCGTCGGCTTCTTGGGCTGAATCCTAGTCGGAACCAAGCGAAGGCTGCTGAGTTCCCGCTGTGCCATTGATCTTAAGGTGGACTCTTTTGTCAGGCTTGTTTATGACGCCCGTCATAGGCGCTGGCGGAACCACCATACGCCGGTCGTTGACGGGTCGAGCGGCGAGGGCGAAATATCGAGTCAAGTGCCAGCTAAGGTCGCCCAGGAGGACGACCCTCCAAGGGGAAGTCACGAGTCCCGGGTACAAGCGCGCGAACCTCCGAACTCCCTAACTCGGCTAAACTCAATCGCATGATCTCGGCCCTACTCTTCGCCGTCGGAACAACCGGAGGGGATTTGGCCGCTCCTATCAAGGCCATGTCTAACGAATTAACACAACTCACAGCGCTTGAAAACGCGATGATCCCGATCGTGGAGCGGTTCTCGATGGACCGCGACGAGTTCGAGCGGCTCTACCTCACGACCCACTCTGCCGATCGATTCGCCGAGCTGAAGGTCTTTCTCGCAGAGCAGATGGACAGCCTTGGCACGGTGGACTTCGACGACCTCGGGGTCGAAGGGCGCGTCGATTGGTTGCTTCTGCGCAATCGTATCGAGTACGAACTGCTCGATGCCGACATCGACCTTGAGCGCCTGAACGAGGCGTCGCCGTTGCTGCCGTTCCTGGACATGATAGTCGGCTTCATGGAGCGACTGCGCGCGATGGAGAACGTCGATTCCCGCAGCGTTGCCGGACAGCTCGCCGACGCTCTCGAAAAACTGAAGTCAGCGAAGGAGGACGAGATCGAAATCTCGCCGTTCGTCGCTCTTCGGGCTGGGCGGATCGCCAACGATCTGAAGCGGTCGCTCAAGACGTGGTTCGAGTTCTACGACGGATATGATCCGGACTTCTCGTGGTGGGTGCGAAAGCCGTACGAGGAGTTTGACAACGAGCTAGAGGCCTGGATCAAGTACGTCAACGAGGAGCTGGGAGGCGTGAAGGAGGATGACGACGAGGCGATCGTCGGCGATCCCGTCGGTCGAGAGGCACTCTTGGTCGATCTCAAGAAGGAGATGATCCCTTACACTCCCGAAGAGCTGGTCCGGCTCGCCGACAAGGAGCTGGCGTGGTGCAAGGCGGAGCTCAAAAAGGCCGCCACCGAGCTAGGGTTTGACGACCCGATGGCGGCGATGGAGTACGTCAAGACGCTCCACGTCGATCCCGGCGACCAGCCTGCGCTGATCCGCGACCTGGCGCTTGAGGCGATCGCGTATCTGGAGGACAACGACCTCATGACCATCCCCGAGCTTGCCAAGCAGAGCTGGCAGATGTCGATGATGTCGCCGCAGCGGCAGTTGCTCGCGCCGTTCTTCCTGGGCGGGCGCACGATCATCGTCTCGTACCCGACCGACGCGATGACGCACGAGCAGAAGCTGATGAGCATGCGCGGGAACAACGAGCACTTCGCGCGCGCGACGGTGCACCACGAGCTGATCCCCGGCCACCACATGCAGCAGTACATGAACCGCCGGTTCAACACGCACCGCAGCGCGTTCGGAACGCCGTTCTGGACCGAAGGGTGGGCGCTATACTGGGAGATTCTGCTCTGGGACCTTGGATTCCCGAAGACGCCGGAGAACAAGATTGGCATGCTCTTCTGGCGAACGCACCGCGCAGCCAGGATCAAGTTCTCGCTCGGCTTCCATCTGGGGCAGATGACGATCGAGGAGTGCGTCGAGCTCTTGGTGAACGTCGTCGGCCACGAGCAGAAGACCGCAGAAGCCGAGGTCCGCCGCTCGTTCGAGGGCAGCTACATGCCGCTGTACCAAGCGGCGTACCTGCTCGGCGGGTTGCAGATCAACTCGCTCCGCAACGACCTGGTAGAGAACGGCCCGCTGAGCTACAAGGAGTTCCACGACCGCATCATCCGCCTGAACCGCATGCCGATCGAGATGCTCCGCGCGATCCTGACCGACACTTTGTTGGAGAAGGAGTTCGAGACGAACTGGCGCTTCTACGGCAGCCCGTAGCTTCACACCTACGCTTTAAGGTGTGGGAGGATTTGGCAGGCGGGTGCACGGGTGTCACGGTCTGTTCCGAATCGTAGGCCGTGCTTGCTCCAACTCCTCCCGGAGCCGACAATATGCTGCGTTATCGACCGCGTCGATCTCCCCCGGCATCTGGTCACCTGGAGACCAAGGCCTTCGCCCGAGCCAGAGTGGACCTATGGCCTCGCCCAGAGACGGAATCTGAGAAGCTACAGCGACTCAATCTGATCCGCTGTGCTCAAGCGTGCCAAGGTTCCCTGTTTGGCGCCAATGCCCCACTGTTGGATCTTTGGCCAATTCTTGATGATACGTGCCGCATCTGCGAATAATGTATCCTGCTTACCCGAGTAGCGAACGTAGAGCACCCGTACACCATTGGCCATGAGCGCCTTATGCTCCGCGTCACGCCTTCGCTGATTGTGATCACGACTAATCACGATCCAATCATTCTTACCCGCTTCGGGAATCCAAACAGTATCTGGTGTATCCGTTGGGAAGCGATCCCTCAAAGCAATGACTTCGTGACCATGAACCAAGCCGGACAGAGCCCGGGCGATTCGGAAAGAGATATCGTTATCGAAGAAGAACGTCGCCACCTTTCTTGCGCTCCATGGAACGTTCGAATTCAGCGGCATCTTCAATAGCTGAGGTAGTCGTACCGTACCACCAAGCGACAGCGCCCGCGTCTTCTTCAGCCATTAGTGCTTGTGCGAGGACGTACGTGTGAGCTCCAGAAATATCTTCTATGGGCTTTCCAAATGCTCTGTTTGGATGAAGTACGACTGCCCGATCACGACCCAATGGCCGCCATTCGGATGCAAGATCGCCGACGTGAACGAGTTGTCTGCCGATCTCTTCGAAGAACGCGTGATGTTGTCCCGTTAGGGCGTGCTGCCAATTGCCACCCAGTTCAATTAGCATCCCCTT of Armatimonadota bacterium contains these proteins:
- a CDS encoding sulfatase-like hydrolase/transferase, translated to MISVLLGFVVLLPEARPPNIVLVMADDVGVEAFGCYGGESYDTPRIDAMAAVGVRFENCHSQPLCTPSRVKLMTGLSNARNYTKWSILPPGERTFAHMLKERGYATAVVGKWQLYGAVHLGDDAGTGTLPKDAGFDSYCLWQVEHLGSRYWNPQIDVDGRLQKPGADLYGPDVFLDYAIQFMRENRDRPFFIYYPMVLPHGPFTPTPLSQERAAPDGPQNFGDLVRYVDRQVGRLQNALRELDIDDRTVFIFTSDNGSHVSITARRNGKDVQGAKGGTLDTGTHVPLIVTGPGVARATVVDDLVDFSDFMPTLVEITGIPYNRLTDGVSFWPQSQGETGTPREFIYTYYNPRPGKAPFPERDWVRTVRYKLYGDGRLYDVFSDPLEENAIENDRMRAMLQQMLDKSPRREPR
- a CDS encoding sulfite exporter TauE/SafE family protein, with translation METLGYIASALIGLSLGLIGGGGSTLTVPVLVYLFSIPATQATGYSLFVVGVTSVVGAYFAARRGHVEIRTGALFALPALVSVYLVRRLVVPALPDTLFSIGATGVTRDAAILVLFGTLMLFAAVAMIRPRMTESEKENGHAWKLAVKGALIGLITGLVGAGGGFLIVPALVFFAKLPMKTAVGTSLSIIALNSLVGFVGEVQATNDIAWALLGTVTTIAVAGIVVGGMIGKKISGAKLKPAFGWFVLTMGVFLVGNTLLAAPK
- a CDS encoding right-handed parallel beta-helix repeat-containing protein, translating into MLGLIAIGLTASVAVYHVSPDGDDSASGSSNAPVATISQGVRLAGPGDIVVVHEGEYRITEPILIGKDKARLLLKARGRVVLRGGLEIPKSKIKSLDIDIERRLTKAASQNVLQVDLREIGIAAIDPLIARGMNHREAMAPVELFVGDEAQTLARWPNEGFVRTGKVTDKGAVPRFGDYSGKKAVFEFPQERIESWQTLEDVWAFGYWMWDWADESIPVESYRDGKLTLGGPHFYGVRENRPIYFENVLEELDSPGEYYIDRERMRLFFWPSTSGTAHLSLNKKPMLLIVEAEEVTVEGLRFVTSRQFTVDITGGRDVVLRNCVFRNLGRYAVKISSGTGHRVERCRFSDLGEGGVILNGGDRDRLSPASHEVIDCVFENFSRRARTYRPGVLVGGVGMRVARCEFKDAPHSAIIFSGNDHTFERNYFHDILTHTGDGGAVLGDRDWSERGTVIRENLFHRLHGEHIYENGVYLDDLISGIKVLDNVFLDCFWGLMIGGGRDNVVTGNLFVDVRLSMHLDARGLGWRADSFESLKNLLNRVPYKSLVWRRRYPGIEDILDDDPMSPKRNTVTDNVLVRAGRVTDDLAPQFKSGGTIERNVSSDSKAVFTVTNGVLTMDREAAELLAAIPGFNSPNGRKYGPTSNVPGPD
- a CDS encoding NnrS family protein, coding for MAQRELSSLRLVPTRIQPKKPTDRAVVEIYRPFFLAGVVSVLTAGCALGAVALLGIALQGSYTASAWTPYVLAHANSQVYGWVAFFIIGFSLQQHAPTVERVRSFHRLAWGSLILMAVGIGLRFAAEPLVHVDRSIWMPVGIGSCVLQALAVVVFLWNITVNRHRTGQGLTWQSAFVFASLAYLLLIAFAEPFVFALTHQIDPAQNVAFVAKWFSPYRDAQFLGFVTMMIFGVALSKMHSCFGAREASRAQGLAGLVLWNAGLFGKMVGWLYFIERNLAASASWIFHVSGVLLAVGAVLLVLATGMFERLAKPLRSHKFIRAAFVWLLVAGVMLILEPLHLKATGQPFSHAYTGAVRHVLTVGFISQMIIGVGTYVVAQMNGLIESRLSPLWSVFWLLNVGNVFRVGLEVMTDYTETAFLPMGVTGFVELTALAIWGAHVGTHMVRTARIKAASPA
- a CDS encoding DUF885 family protein encodes the protein MISALLFAVGTTGGDLAAPIKAMSNELTQLTALENAMIPIVERFSMDRDEFERLYLTTHSADRFAELKVFLAEQMDSLGTVDFDDLGVEGRVDWLLLRNRIEYELLDADIDLERLNEASPLLPFLDMIVGFMERLRAMENVDSRSVAGQLADALEKLKSAKEDEIEISPFVALRAGRIANDLKRSLKTWFEFYDGYDPDFSWWVRKPYEEFDNELEAWIKYVNEELGGVKEDDDEAIVGDPVGREALLVDLKKEMIPYTPEELVRLADKELAWCKAELKKAATELGFDDPMAAMEYVKTLHVDPGDQPALIRDLALEAIAYLEDNDLMTIPELAKQSWQMSMMSPQRQLLAPFFLGGRTIIVSYPTDAMTHEQKLMSMRGNNEHFARATVHHELIPGHHMQQYMNRRFNTHRSAFGTPFWTEGWALYWEILLWDLGFPKTPENKIGMLFWRTHRAARIKFSLGFHLGQMTIEECVELLVNVVGHEQKTAEAEVRRSFEGSYMPLYQAAYLLGGLQINSLRNDLVENGPLSYKEFHDRIIRLNRMPIEMLRAILTDTLLEKEFETNWRFYGSP